A single Streptomyces mirabilis DNA region contains:
- a CDS encoding type 1 glutamine amidotransferase domain-containing protein, whose protein sequence is MTMRRILAVATNQATYGTNPHRTGLWIGELVHFHARVRQAGFEVDLVSPAGGQVPLDPRSTGWADKLVREYMTDRAFMSSLDRTTKAADIDPARYAAIFYTGGHGVMWDFPSNAALQQVAREIYENGGVVSSVCHGACGLLNITLSDGSLLVDGRTVTGFSTAEERVATAKKRVPFLLEDELRKRGAHYVRNTIPMTPFATADGRLVTGQNPYSTKAVTAKIIETLHHL, encoded by the coding sequence ATGACGATGAGGCGGATCCTCGCCGTGGCAACCAACCAGGCGACCTACGGGACCAACCCCCATCGGACCGGACTGTGGATCGGAGAGCTGGTTCACTTCCATGCCAGGGTCCGCCAGGCCGGCTTCGAGGTCGACCTCGTCAGTCCGGCAGGGGGCCAGGTGCCGCTGGATCCCCGCAGCACCGGATGGGCCGACAAGCTGGTGCGCGAGTACATGACTGATCGCGCGTTCATGTCGAGCCTGGACCGCACCACCAAGGCGGCCGACATCGACCCGGCCCGGTATGCCGCGATCTTCTACACCGGCGGGCACGGCGTCATGTGGGACTTCCCCTCGAACGCTGCACTGCAGCAGGTCGCGCGGGAGATCTACGAGAACGGCGGCGTGGTCTCCTCCGTCTGCCATGGTGCCTGCGGACTGCTGAACATCACGCTTTCCGACGGCAGCCTGCTTGTCGACGGCCGCACGGTCACCGGGTTCTCCACCGCGGAGGAGCGAGTCGCCACAGCGAAGAAGAGGGTGCCGTTCTTGCTGGAGGACGAACTCCGCAAGCGAGGCGCGCACTATGTCAGGAACACCATCCCCATGACCCCCTTCGCCACCGCTGACGGCAGGCTCGTGACGGGACAGAACCCCTACTCCACCAAGGCAGTCACCGCCAAGATCATCGAGACGCTGCACCACCTTTGA
- a CDS encoding NF041680 family putative transposase, with translation MKSLAPEQSADAALGVLSHFRVQFYDCLYTRADALFELADAVLCSDGPVTSLVELTLTAEHRRGHGAMYDAVNHGWLEPRRLRRLLASTPLPRAADGRIVLAVDVSNWLRPDAPTSPELLFCHVYGRGRSADQFIPGWPYSFVAALETGRTSWTAVLDAIRLGPCDDATAVTASQLREVVTRLVHAGQWRPGDADILVVMDTGYDVTRLAYVLADLPVELVGRLRSDRVMLRDAGPRRSTPRGGQPRKHGGVLTFSKPESWHTPDQATTCDTTRYGTAEALAWDRMHPRLQARGPWLDHCGELPLLHGTLIRLKVEHLPGDRDPKPVWLWSSRTGMTGEDVNLRWQAFLRRFDLEHTFRLFKQTLGWTVPKVRDPHTADLWTWLIIAAHTQLRLARPLAEDLRRPWERPAQPRRLTPARVRRGFRHLRVKTARPADVPRPSKPGPGRPPGSKNRRSAPRHEPGKTVKRIETLTEHVRLKQQRG, from the coding sequence GTGAAGAGTCTCGCCCCTGAACAGTCCGCCGACGCCGCGTTGGGCGTCCTGTCCCACTTTCGTGTCCAGTTCTACGACTGTCTCTACACCCGGGCGGATGCGCTCTTCGAGCTCGCCGACGCGGTGCTGTGCTCGGACGGCCCGGTCACCTCGCTGGTCGAGTTGACGCTCACGGCCGAGCACCGGCGCGGGCACGGAGCGATGTACGACGCGGTCAATCACGGCTGGCTGGAGCCGCGCCGCCTGCGCAGGCTGCTGGCCTCCACGCCGCTGCCGCGTGCCGCCGACGGGCGGATCGTGCTCGCGGTGGACGTGAGCAACTGGCTGCGTCCCGACGCCCCCACCAGCCCGGAGTTGCTGTTCTGCCACGTCTACGGGCGGGGCCGCAGCGCGGATCAGTTCATCCCCGGCTGGCCCTACTCCTTCGTTGCCGCGCTGGAGACGGGACGCACGTCCTGGACGGCTGTGCTGGACGCGATCCGGCTGGGGCCGTGCGACGATGCCACCGCGGTGACCGCCAGCCAGCTGCGCGAGGTGGTCACCCGGCTGGTGCACGCCGGGCAGTGGCGGCCGGGCGACGCGGACATCCTCGTCGTCATGGACACCGGCTACGACGTCACCCGTCTTGCCTATGTCCTGGCCGACCTGCCCGTCGAGCTGGTCGGCCGGCTCCGCTCGGACCGCGTCATGCTCCGGGACGCCGGCCCACGCCGCTCCACCCCGCGCGGCGGACAGCCCCGCAAGCACGGCGGCGTCCTCACCTTCTCCAAGCCGGAGTCCTGGCACACCCCTGACCAGGCCACCACGTGCGACACCACCCGCTACGGCACAGCCGAAGCCCTCGCCTGGGACCGGATGCACCCCCGGTTACAGGCCCGTGGCCCCTGGCTCGATCACTGCGGTGAACTCCCTCTGCTCCACGGCACGTTGATCCGGCTGAAGGTTGAGCACCTGCCCGGTGACCGTGACCCGAAGCCGGTATGGCTGTGGTCCTCACGCACCGGCATGACCGGCGAAGACGTCAACCTGCGCTGGCAGGCGTTCCTTCGCAGATTCGATCTTGAACATACCTTCCGACTGTTCAAGCAGACCCTGGGCTGGACCGTCCCCAAGGTCCGCGATCCGCACACGGCCGACCTGTGGACGTGGCTGATCATCGCCGCCCACACCCAGCTCCGCCTTGCCCGGCCCCTCGCCGAGGACCTTCGTCGGCCCTGGGAGCGGCCGGCGCAACCTCGTCGCCTCACCCCTGCCCGGGTTCGGCGGGGGTTCCGCCACCTCCGCGTGAAGACCGCCCGTCCCGCCGACGTGCCCAGACCCTCCAAGCCCGGACCCGGACGCCCACCCGGTTCAAAGAACCGCAGGTCAGCCCCACGTCACGAGCCTGGAAAGACCGTGAAACGAATCGAAACCCTCACCGAACACGTCCGCCTGAAACAGCAGCGAGGTTAA
- a CDS encoding amino acid permease, whose product MRHFGGAEPVDRPAPGTGSGRKGLKNDALGMFSSVAMGLASTGPAYSLAATLGIIVAGVGLQAPIVTMLAFIPMLLVAYAYRELNASNADCGTTFTWATRAFGPRTGWMGGWGLIVANIIVMASLAEVAATYGFRLVGLDGLAENRLWTTVAGIAWIGALTVICYVGIEFSAAVQRWLLCLEVVMLILFAVAALVRVYTSPPATAIHVSASWFNPFEVPSATALTSGILAGVFIYWGWDTSFAVNEETVDSTCVPGRAAVMSTVLLLILYGLVSTSAQAFAGVGASGIGLGNTHNSDNVFSGLGDAVFGSDGTGLLLSRLLILMVLTSALASAETTILPLARTVFSMAVHKAVPARFARVHRRFLTPTWGTVGMGAVSIALLVLLKSFSQNVLADSIDSVGLAIAFQYGLTGFACVWYHRKVLTRSARDLVFKGVLPGLGGMIMLLLFLYATFVVYADPRYGTTSVDLPLIGRTGGVTVLGLGALLVGLLLMPLVTRGHAVALKLQRSLLPGRLPSYAAVDAASRYVPADSGSGVGGDWYDVIPLSGTRVGLVVGDVLGHGLRAAATMGRLRTGVRVLARLDLSPDELLSRLDDLVEQTAHERGAGQGPGNLRPQADEALGVTCLYAVYDPVSGKCSLARAGESVLVVVEPHTGVVDHPELPPGPPLGIGGLPYQSTDLELPQGSLVALFTGGLLQAADGRDVGLAQLSQILADHRASLEKLCDRAVAALLPGAVDEDATLLIARTRLLDRNQFTQWELPPDPAAVATIRTAVSKQLRDWGLEELTFASELIVSELVTNAIRYVGGPIQVRLIRDRNLICEVSDTGHTTPNLRHAANDDEGGRGLFIIAQMTHHWGTRYTPTGKTIWTEQDLPTADGQ is encoded by the coding sequence GTGAGGCACTTTGGCGGCGCCGAGCCTGTCGACCGCCCCGCTCCCGGGACGGGGTCCGGCCGGAAAGGGCTCAAGAACGACGCCCTGGGCATGTTCTCCTCGGTGGCCATGGGTCTTGCCTCCACCGGCCCGGCGTACAGCCTGGCCGCCACGCTGGGCATCATCGTGGCCGGGGTCGGACTGCAGGCCCCGATCGTCACCATGCTGGCGTTCATCCCGATGCTGCTGGTCGCGTACGCCTACCGGGAACTCAACGCGAGCAACGCCGACTGCGGGACCACCTTCACCTGGGCCACCCGCGCCTTCGGACCGCGCACCGGCTGGATGGGCGGTTGGGGCCTCATCGTCGCCAACATCATCGTCATGGCGAGCCTCGCCGAGGTCGCCGCCACCTACGGCTTCCGGCTGGTGGGCCTGGACGGACTGGCGGAGAACCGGCTGTGGACCACCGTGGCGGGCATCGCCTGGATCGGCGCGCTGACCGTGATCTGCTACGTCGGCATCGAGTTCTCGGCGGCTGTCCAGCGCTGGCTGCTGTGCCTGGAAGTGGTGATGCTGATCCTGTTCGCCGTCGCCGCACTGGTCAGGGTCTACACGAGCCCTCCCGCGACGGCGATCCACGTTTCCGCCTCCTGGTTCAACCCGTTCGAGGTGCCCTCGGCAACGGCCCTGACCTCGGGCATCCTCGCGGGGGTCTTCATCTACTGGGGCTGGGACACCTCATTCGCGGTCAACGAGGAAACCGTCGACAGCACGTGCGTCCCCGGGCGCGCCGCGGTCATGTCCACCGTGCTGCTCCTGATCTTGTACGGGCTGGTGTCCACTTCGGCGCAGGCGTTCGCGGGAGTCGGCGCCTCGGGCATCGGGCTCGGCAACACGCACAACTCGGACAATGTGTTCTCCGGACTGGGCGACGCCGTGTTCGGGAGCGACGGCACGGGGCTGCTCCTGTCGAGACTGCTGATCCTGATGGTGCTGACCTCGGCGTTGGCCTCCGCCGAGACCACCATCCTGCCCCTGGCCAGGACCGTCTTCTCCATGGCGGTACACAAGGCCGTCCCTGCCCGGTTCGCCCGGGTCCACCGCAGGTTTCTCACCCCGACCTGGGGAACCGTAGGCATGGGCGCGGTGTCGATCGCCTTGCTGGTCCTGTTGAAGTCGTTCAGCCAGAACGTCCTGGCCGACTCGATCGACTCGGTCGGTCTCGCGATCGCATTCCAGTACGGACTGACCGGCTTCGCCTGCGTCTGGTACCACCGCAAGGTCCTCACCCGCAGTGCCAGAGACCTGGTCTTCAAGGGCGTGTTGCCGGGGCTCGGCGGGATGATCATGCTCCTGTTGTTCCTCTACGCCACCTTCGTCGTCTACGCGGACCCCAGATACGGCACGACCAGCGTCGACCTGCCGCTGATCGGCAGGACGGGCGGGGTCACCGTCCTGGGCCTGGGCGCCCTGCTGGTCGGTCTCCTGCTGATGCCGCTGGTCACCCGTGGCCATGCCGTGGCCCTCAAACTCCAGCGGAGCCTGCTTCCGGGCCGCCTGCCGTCGTACGCCGCCGTTGACGCGGCGAGCCGCTACGTGCCCGCCGACAGCGGGTCCGGGGTGGGCGGCGACTGGTACGACGTCATCCCCCTGTCGGGCACCCGGGTCGGCCTGGTCGTCGGGGACGTGCTGGGTCACGGCCTGCGCGCCGCGGCCACCATGGGCCGCTTGCGCACGGGTGTGCGCGTCCTGGCCCGGCTGGACCTGAGCCCGGACGAGCTCCTGTCCCGCCTGGACGACCTGGTCGAGCAGACCGCGCACGAGCGCGGAGCCGGCCAAGGCCCGGGCAACCTGAGGCCGCAGGCCGACGAGGCCCTGGGCGTGACCTGCCTGTACGCGGTGTACGACCCCGTCTCGGGGAAGTGCAGTCTGGCGCGGGCCGGGGAGTCGGTGCTGGTGGTCGTCGAACCGCACACGGGTGTCGTCGACCATCCGGAGCTGCCCCCCGGACCGCCGCTGGGAATCGGTGGCCTGCCCTACCAGAGCACGGATCTGGAGCTCCCGCAGGGCAGTCTCGTCGCCCTCTTCACGGGCGGCCTCCTCCAAGCGGCCGACGGCCGTGACGTCGGGCTCGCGCAGCTGTCCCAGATCCTCGCCGACCACCGAGCGTCCCTCGAAAAGCTGTGCGACCGGGCGGTGGCCGCCCTGCTGCCCGGGGCCGTGGACGAGGACGCGACGCTGCTCATCGCCCGCACACGCCTGCTCGACCGGAACCAGTTCACCCAGTGGGAACTTCCCCCGGACCCGGCGGCCGTGGCCACCATCCGCACCGCCGTCAGCAAGCAGCTCCGCGACTGGGGGCTGGAAGAGCTGACGTTCGCCAGCGAGCTCATCGTCAGCGAACTGGTCACCAACGCCATCCGCTATGTCGGCGGCCCGATCCAGGTACGCCTTATCCGGGACCGGAACCTGATCTGCGAAGTCTCCGACACCGGCCACACCACGCCCAATCTGCGGCACGCCGCGAACGACGACGAGGGAGGCCGGGGTCTGTTCATCATCGCCCAGATGACCCACCACTGGGGCACGCGCTACACACCCACCGGCAAGACGATCTGGACCGAGCAGGACCTGCCGACGGCGGACGGCCAGTAG
- a CDS encoding MauE/DoxX family redox-associated membrane protein yields the protein MVLAARLVLAAVFGVAGIAKLMDRGGLPRAIASFGLPARTGKPLGYLLISYEFVTALALIVNPWARIGALGALGLLLTFCLAIVVSIARGRTPDCHCFGGLRATPVGWATLARNGLLAATAGFVATDGRAPWFFTGLGTIAATCWVVLGLKRSGKVRPGMVTPGFSLPDATGQVWTLDKLFAAAHQPLLLLFTDHACSACDALLPQVARWQKAYAERLTIAIVNGGSPADSVAFSREHGLQNLLVDEDRMLLTTYGLTATPSAMLIDTDRILAAAPAAGSAEIADLVTRALQPRGRSTIARRALLFASAAMLPAVFSTRAMAHGVTGANWRPKRVKFAGGWLCKQRYALCTKAACKPSPSDPNVLICRCVVEYGYSYGYKSCAERAPADNRLVSTFSTQNTNHRTRTMTCTPRAQWANCLDVDCEIDPRNPRHAVCRCKSVESGDFFTFGGNCDTSTCTSVIWSAATPPGVPFQAAMESIGLSVTLPKACPTGTDDDDLPPSGLELLWGE from the coding sequence ATGGTCCTGGCAGCACGGCTGGTGTTGGCTGCGGTCTTCGGGGTCGCGGGGATCGCCAAACTCATGGACCGCGGGGGACTGCCTCGCGCAATCGCAAGCTTCGGCCTGCCAGCTCGAACGGGGAAGCCGCTTGGATACCTTCTCATCTCCTACGAGTTCGTCACAGCCCTGGCCCTTATCGTCAACCCATGGGCAAGAATCGGTGCGCTCGGAGCGCTCGGACTGTTGCTGACGTTCTGCCTGGCCATCGTGGTGAGCATCGCACGCGGCCGGACCCCGGATTGCCACTGCTTCGGAGGGCTACGCGCCACGCCGGTCGGATGGGCCACGCTCGCACGCAACGGGCTCCTCGCAGCTACGGCGGGATTCGTCGCAACCGACGGGCGTGCCCCATGGTTCTTCACGGGCCTAGGGACCATCGCAGCGACGTGTTGGGTGGTGCTGGGACTCAAGCGATCCGGGAAAGTGCGACCGGGCATGGTCACACCGGGCTTTTCACTGCCTGACGCAACGGGACAAGTATGGACCCTCGACAAACTGTTTGCCGCTGCGCATCAGCCACTCCTGCTTCTCTTCACTGATCACGCGTGCAGCGCGTGCGACGCACTGCTGCCACAGGTGGCCCGGTGGCAAAAGGCCTATGCAGAACGGCTGACCATCGCAATCGTGAACGGCGGTTCCCCCGCAGACAGCGTTGCCTTCTCACGTGAGCACGGGCTGCAGAACCTACTGGTAGACGAAGACCGAATGCTGCTCACCACTTACGGTCTGACCGCCACACCCAGCGCAATGCTGATCGACACCGACCGGATCCTCGCCGCCGCGCCAGCAGCTGGATCAGCAGAGATCGCCGACCTGGTGACCAGGGCACTCCAACCGCGTGGTAGATCAACGATCGCACGACGCGCGCTGTTGTTCGCCTCGGCCGCGATGCTACCCGCCGTCTTCTCCACCCGCGCGATGGCCCACGGTGTTACCGGGGCGAACTGGCGCCCAAAGCGAGTGAAGTTCGCTGGGGGATGGCTCTGCAAACAGCGCTACGCGCTGTGTACTAAAGCCGCCTGCAAACCCTCGCCGAGCGACCCGAACGTCCTCATCTGCCGCTGCGTGGTGGAATACGGCTACTCCTACGGCTATAAGTCGTGTGCAGAGCGGGCACCAGCCGACAACAGATTGGTATCGACGTTCTCGACACAAAACACCAATCACCGTACCCGCACCATGACCTGCACACCCCGAGCACAATGGGCAAACTGTCTGGACGTGGACTGCGAAATCGACCCGCGCAACCCGAGACACGCTGTGTGCCGCTGCAAGTCCGTGGAGAGCGGCGACTTTTTCACATTCGGCGGAAACTGCGACACCAGCACCTGCACCTCCGTGATCTGGTCAGCGGCAACACCACCCGGAGTCCCCTTCCAAGCCGCGATGGAGAGCATCGGCCTATCAGTCACACTCCCCAAAGCATGCCCGACAGGCACAGACGACGATGACCTTCCGCCTAGCGGGCTGGAGCTGCTTTGGGGCGAGTGA
- a CDS encoding SDR family NAD(P)-dependent oxidoreductase has product MNRRLEGTVALVTGASSGIGHATALELAREGASVALVGRREDRLTDLAAEITGADGKALVVPADITTAQAAAEAVERTVEGLGRLDTLVNNAGLMLLGPAPSADLNDWRRMIDINLMGLMYTAHAAVPHLVKAAAEEPRQVADIVNIGSLAGRNAYAMSAVYSATKFGVGAFSEALRQELARQHVRVSVIEPGSVDTELRTHNPDVIQQHIVAALGDIERLQSQDIADTVGYIVTRPRHVAVAELLVRPTEQA; this is encoded by the coding sequence GTGAATCGTCGTCTTGAAGGAACCGTCGCCCTGGTCACCGGAGCATCCAGCGGTATCGGCCATGCCACCGCGTTGGAGCTTGCCCGCGAGGGCGCCTCCGTGGCCCTGGTCGGTCGGCGCGAGGACCGGCTCACCGACCTCGCCGCGGAAATCACCGGCGCCGACGGAAAGGCCCTGGTCGTGCCCGCCGACATCACCACCGCCCAGGCCGCCGCGGAAGCGGTCGAGCGGACCGTCGAGGGCCTGGGCCGTCTGGACACGCTGGTCAACAACGCCGGCCTCATGCTGCTCGGCCCCGCCCCCAGCGCGGACCTGAACGACTGGCGGCGCATGATCGACATCAACCTCATGGGTCTGATGTACACCGCCCACGCAGCCGTTCCCCACCTGGTCAAGGCCGCCGCCGAGGAGCCGCGTCAGGTCGCCGACATCGTCAACATCGGCTCGCTCGCCGGCCGGAACGCCTACGCCATGTCCGCCGTGTACAGCGCCACCAAGTTCGGCGTCGGTGCCTTCAGCGAGGCACTGCGTCAGGAACTGGCACGCCAGCACGTCCGCGTGTCCGTCATCGAGCCGGGCAGCGTCGACACCGAACTGCGTACGCACAACCCCGACGTCATCCAGCAGCACATCGTCGCCGCCCTGGGCGACATCGAGCGGCTGCAGAGCCAGGACATCGCCGACACCGTCGGCTACATCGTCACCCGCCCCCGGCACGTGGCCGTCGCCGAGCTGCTCGTACGCCCCACCGAGCAGGCCTGA
- a CDS encoding TetR/AcrR family transcriptional regulator: MSSTGQKSTDSTRRETKTEGELPPRERLVRAASRLFYYEGVRAIGVERLIAEAGVTKATFYRHFASKDDLVVAYLLTKDAYYREVAEPLAAGHPPAEAIDLIFEAIAEHARERDFRGSPFMNAAAEYPDADHPVRGLVTSHRNWIRTLFQDLLTRLGHADPESAAGALLMLYDGAMAAGYLDDSTAAHKTLLNAVRLIRSDG; encoded by the coding sequence GTGAGCAGCACTGGGCAGAAGAGCACCGACAGCACGCGCCGTGAGACCAAGACCGAGGGAGAACTACCGCCTCGCGAACGCCTGGTCCGGGCCGCGTCGCGGCTGTTCTACTACGAGGGCGTCCGCGCGATCGGCGTGGAGCGGCTGATCGCCGAGGCCGGGGTGACGAAGGCGACCTTCTACCGGCACTTCGCCTCCAAGGACGACCTGGTCGTGGCCTACCTGCTGACCAAGGACGCCTACTACCGTGAGGTGGCCGAACCACTGGCCGCCGGGCACCCGCCCGCCGAGGCGATCGACCTGATCTTCGAGGCCATCGCCGAGCACGCCCGCGAGCGCGACTTTCGCGGATCGCCGTTCATGAACGCGGCCGCCGAGTACCCGGACGCCGACCATCCTGTCCGTGGCCTGGTGACGTCCCACCGGAACTGGATCCGCACCCTCTTCCAGGATCTGCTCACCCGGCTCGGCCACGCCGACCCGGAGTCGGCCGCCGGTGCGCTGCTGATGCTGTACGACGGCGCGATGGCCGCCGGCTACCTGGACGACTCGACGGCCGCCCACAAGACCCTGCTGAACGCCGTCCGGCTCATCCGATCGGACGGCTGA
- the ltrA gene encoding group II intron reverse transcriptase/maturase, producing the protein MDVLRRAWAGVCANRGAPGVDGTTVDAVESSGVDAFLQDLSQRLRAHTYRPSVLRRVQIPKPGRPGEFRPLSIPTVADRVVMTAAKLVMEPVFEAQFTEASYGFRPKRSAIDACEAVRVAANQRREWVFEADIRDCFGTIDHEALMAQVARRVVDRPMLKLIRAWLRMGVLVGGVTSPTGAGTPQGSPISPLLANIALHVLDEAWQNEGRRLGTLVRYCDDFVVLSPTKQRAEQARELAARVLERLGMRLHPEKTGIVCLTRGGQGFDFLGFHHRKMESWKWRGRYYLQRWPSARAMRVLRDKVRAATARSKTERPVSAVVADLNPVLRGWSAYFRNGNSGRKFNVVDGYVHERLAIFASAKHGLAGRNWTTRFTYGWITRLGVYRLTGNVHRATAHASR; encoded by the coding sequence ATGGACGTTCTGAGGCGGGCGTGGGCCGGTGTGTGCGCAAACCGGGGTGCCCCCGGCGTGGACGGTACGACCGTCGACGCGGTGGAATCCTCGGGGGTGGATGCATTCCTCCAAGACCTTTCGCAGAGACTGCGGGCGCATACGTATCGTCCGTCAGTGCTGCGACGGGTCCAGATTCCCAAACCGGGGCGGCCGGGGGAGTTCCGGCCGCTATCGATCCCCACCGTGGCGGACCGCGTGGTGATGACGGCTGCGAAACTGGTCATGGAACCAGTATTCGAGGCCCAGTTCACCGAGGCGAGCTATGGATTCAGGCCGAAGCGGTCCGCGATCGACGCGTGCGAGGCAGTGCGTGTCGCCGCGAACCAGCGGCGGGAGTGGGTGTTCGAGGCCGATATCCGCGACTGCTTCGGCACGATCGACCATGAGGCGCTGATGGCCCAAGTGGCGCGGCGTGTGGTGGACCGGCCGATGCTGAAGCTGATCCGGGCCTGGCTGCGGATGGGAGTCCTGGTGGGCGGGGTGACCTCGCCTACCGGGGCGGGAACCCCTCAGGGCTCACCGATTTCCCCATTGCTGGCAAATATCGCGCTGCACGTTCTCGACGAGGCGTGGCAGAACGAAGGTCGCCGGCTGGGGACGTTGGTGAGGTACTGCGATGATTTCGTAGTCCTGTCGCCGACCAAGCAACGGGCCGAACAGGCCCGTGAATTGGCGGCACGAGTTCTGGAACGGCTCGGGATGCGATTGCATCCTGAGAAGACCGGCATCGTCTGCCTCACCCGAGGCGGGCAGGGCTTCGACTTTCTCGGCTTCCACCACCGGAAGATGGAATCGTGGAAATGGCGGGGCAGGTACTACTTGCAACGCTGGCCCTCGGCCAGGGCGATGCGGGTACTGCGGGACAAAGTCCGTGCGGCGACCGCTCGTTCGAAGACTGAGCGGCCGGTATCCGCCGTGGTCGCCGATCTCAACCCGGTCCTGCGGGGCTGGTCGGCGTACTTCCGTAACGGGAACTCCGGACGGAAGTTCAACGTGGTCGACGGCTATGTCCACGAACGGCTGGCGATCTTTGCCAGCGCGAAACACGGACTTGCGGGCAGGAACTGGACCACCCGATTTACTTATGGGTGGATCACCCGGCTCGGTGTCTACCGCCTTACCGGAAACGTGCACAGGGCAACGGCGCATGCCAGCCGGTGA
- a CDS encoding glutamate decarboxylase, whose amino-acid sequence MTKRDDAALFGNRFLTVPAPSEKFPEEGMAATDAMRLLDVDLAMEGDPQRNLATFVTTWMEPEAQRIIAENLHRNFIDHAEYPISAEIEQRCVRMLADLFNAPGRTTGCRTQGSSEAIMLGALSLKWKWRERRQAANLSADRPNLVFGGDVHVVWEKFCRYFDVEPRIVPLAEGKYTIGPEDVEPHLDENTIGVVAVLGTTFTGHKDDVVGIDKLLRDVRKERDLDIPIHVDGASGAFVWPFLYPDSKWDFRLEQVRSINVSGHKYGLVYPGIGWLVFREESDLPKDLVFHENYLGKTDATFTLNFSTGASMVLAQYYNFVRLGRQGYTYVMKMLQENAHVLADNLRSSGRFEVIGSDLEQLPLVAFRLVGKHAYDESDVAWQLSAERGWMVPAYTLPPNAERVKIMRALVKETLSREQIDRLSQDISDACRTLDDKGATHGSERAQVKRGTGY is encoded by the coding sequence ATGACTAAGCGTGACGACGCAGCCCTGTTCGGCAACCGATTCTTGACCGTGCCCGCTCCCTCGGAGAAATTCCCCGAGGAGGGCATGGCCGCGACGGACGCCATGAGGCTGCTGGATGTGGACCTCGCCATGGAGGGCGACCCGCAGCGCAACCTCGCCACGTTCGTCACCACCTGGATGGAGCCGGAGGCGCAACGGATCATCGCCGAGAATCTCCACCGCAATTTCATCGACCATGCGGAGTACCCGATTTCCGCCGAGATCGAGCAGCGCTGCGTGCGCATGCTCGCCGACCTCTTCAACGCGCCGGGCAGGACAACCGGATGTCGGACCCAGGGCTCGTCCGAGGCGATCATGCTCGGCGCGCTGTCGCTGAAGTGGAAGTGGCGGGAGCGCCGCCAGGCGGCCAACCTGTCGGCCGACCGGCCCAACCTGGTCTTCGGCGGGGACGTCCACGTCGTGTGGGAGAAGTTCTGCCGCTACTTCGACGTCGAGCCGCGGATCGTGCCGCTGGCCGAGGGCAAGTACACGATCGGCCCGGAGGACGTGGAGCCCCACCTCGACGAGAACACGATCGGCGTCGTCGCCGTCCTCGGCACCACGTTCACCGGCCACAAGGACGACGTCGTCGGGATCGACAAGCTCCTGCGGGACGTCCGCAAGGAGCGGGACCTCGACATCCCGATCCACGTCGACGGAGCCAGCGGCGCATTCGTGTGGCCCTTCCTCTACCCGGACTCGAAATGGGACTTCCGGCTCGAGCAGGTCCGTTCGATCAACGTCTCGGGACACAAGTACGGCCTGGTCTACCCCGGCATCGGCTGGCTGGTCTTCCGCGAGGAGTCCGACCTGCCCAAGGACCTCGTGTTCCACGAGAACTACTTGGGCAAGACCGACGCGACGTTCACGCTGAACTTCTCTACCGGCGCGTCGATGGTGCTCGCGCAGTACTACAACTTCGTCCGGCTCGGTCGCCAGGGCTACACCTACGTCATGAAGATGTTGCAGGAGAACGCCCACGTGTTGGCGGACAACCTGCGTAGCAGCGGCCGCTTCGAAGTGATCGGGAGCGACCTCGAGCAGCTGCCGCTGGTCGCTTTCCGTCTCGTCGGCAAGCACGCCTACGATGAGTCCGACGTCGCCTGGCAACTTTCGGCCGAGCGCGGCTGGATGGTGCCGGCGTACACGCTCCCGCCCAACGCGGAGCGGGTGAAGATCATGCGTGCCCTGGTCAAGGAGACCCTGAGCCGCGAGCAGATCGATCGCCTGAGTCAGGACATTTCCGACGCGTGTCGCACTTTGGACGACAAGGGTGCGACCCATGGGAGCGAGCGGGCCCAGGTCAAGCGCGGCACCGGCTACTGA